cacagggtcatgtgcagtgtgatggggcagtgttgttcacagggtcatgtgcagtgtgatgagGCAGGggtcacagggtcatgtgcagtgtgatggggcagtgttgttcacagggtcatgtgcagtgtgatggggcagtgttgttcacagggtcatgtgcagtgtgatggggcagtgttgttcacagggtcatgtgcagtgtgatgagGCAGTGTtgtcacagggtcatgtgcagtgtgatggggcagtgttgttcacagggtcatgtgcagtgtgatggggcagtgttgttcacagggtcatgtgcagtgtgatggggcagtgttgttcacagggtcatgtgcagtgtgatggggcagtgttgttcacagggtcatgtgcagtgtgatggggcagtgttgttcacagggtcatgtgcagtgtgatggggcagtgttgttcacagggtcatgtgcagtgtgatggggcagtgttgttcacagggtcatgtgcagtgtgatggggcagtgttgttcacagggtcatgtgcagtgtgatggggcagtgttgttcacagggtcatgtgcagtgtgatggggcatcacagggtcatgtgcagtgtgatggggcagtgttgttcacagggtcatgtgcagtgtgatggggcagtgttgttcacagggtcatgtgcagtgtgatggggcagtgttgttcacagggtcatgtgcagtgtgatgagGCAGGggtcacagggtcatgtgcagtgtgatggggcagtgttgttcacagggtcatgtgcagtgtgatggggcagtgttgttcacagggtcatgtgcagtgtgatgagGCAGGTTggtcacagggtcatgtgcagtgtgagtggttcacagggtcatgtgcagtgtgtgGGGATGTTCACAGGGCAGTGTTgttcatgtgcagtgtgatgaggcagggtcatgtgcagtgtgatggggcagtgttgttcacagggtcatgtgcagtgtgatgaggcagtgttgttcacagggtgtgatggggcagtgttgcagtgtgcatggggcagtgttgttcacagggtcatgtgcagtgtgatggggcagtgttgttcacagggtcatgtgcagtgtgatgagGCAGGggtcacagggtcatgtgcagtgtgatggggcagtgttgttcacagggttATGTGCAGTGTGATGAGGCAGGAgtcacagggtcatgtgcagtgtgatgaggcagtgttgttcacagggttatgtgcagtgtgatggggcagtgttgttcacagggtcatgtgcagtgtgatggggcagtgttgttcacagggtcatgtgcagtgtgatggggcagtgttgttcacagggttatgtgcagtgtgatggggcagtgttgttcacagggtcatgtgcagtgtgatggggcagtgttgttcacagggttatgtgcagtgtgatggggcagtgttgttcacagggtgCATGTGaggcagtgttgttcacagggtgtgatggggcagtgttgttcacagggttatgtgcagtgtgatggggcagtgttgttcacagggtcatgtgcagtgtgatgagGCAGTGGTCGCTGCCCATGACCTTAGACCTGATCTTGCTGTCACAGAGGTTCTGCAGCAGGGCCTGGGACAGCACATAGAAGTCAAGCCTCCAGCCCACATTCTTGCTGCGTGAGTTCATCATGTAGGTCCAGAAGGTGAAGGCACCTGGGCGCTCTGGGTAGAGATGGCGAAAGCTGTCCACGAAGCCCGCGGCCAGGAGAGCGCTGAAGCCCTGCCGCTCTTCGGGGGTGAAGCCAGGGCTCTTGCGGttggttttgtgatttttaagGTCGAGCTCCTGGTGGGCTACATTGAGATCCCCGCACAGGATGAGGGGCTTGCGCTGGTCCAGCTCTGTGAGGTAGGCTCTGAAATCCACATCCCAGCCCTTGCGGTAGTCCAGCCGGACCAGGCTGCGGCCAGCGTTGGGAACGTAGGCCGTCACCAGGAAGTAGGAAGGGAACTCTGCCGTGATAACCCGGCCTTCCTTATCGTGCTCCTCCTTGCCTGCCCAAGAAACACAAAGACGTGAAACCCTCCCGTGCAGCCAGACTGCCTGCATGTCCAACAAAAGGGGAGGAGGCTGCTCACACGACCAGTCCTTCCTTTAACAGGGCTATGAATATCGATGCACCTTCcttcctagttaaataaaggacaaactcaaaatgaaaataaaaaagacattgaaGAATTTCACATCAAAGCAATGCCTTTGCCTTTATTTGCAATGAACACACAGTGTCAATTAATTATAAAGAGACAGAACCTTCTTGTTGTTTAGTTAAATACACAAGTTAAATACACAAGTTAAATACACAAGTTAAATACACAAGTTAAATACACAAGTTAAATTCACAAGTATCTAACAGCCTTCCACATCGACTACCAATCAGCAGTAATGAGACAGTCtggagtcataagaacataagaaagtttacaaacgagaggaggccattcggcccatcttgctcgtttggttgttagtagcttattgatcccagaatctcatcaagcagcttcttgaaggatcccagggtgtcagcttcaacaacattactggggagttgattccagaccctcacgattctctgtgtaaaaaagtgtctcctattttctgttctgaatgcccctttgtctaatctccatttgtgacccctggtccttgtttcttttttcaggctgaaaaagtcccttgggtcgacactgtcaataccttttagaattttgaatgcttgaattaggtcaccacgtagtcttctttgttcaagactgaacagattcaattcttttagcctgtctgcacatgacatgccttttaagcccggaataattcaaaataaaatgatccCTAACCTGCCATCAGCAGCCTTACTAAACCTGCCACTGTATCTGTGATAGTCCAGTCAGAGCTGCCTTATTAAACCTGCCATTGTGTCTGTGATAGTCCAGTCAATGAGATCCTTATTAAACCTGCCATTGCATCTGTGATAGTCCAGTCAATGAGATCCTTATTAAACCTGCCATTGTGTCTGTGATAGTCCAGTCAATGAGATCCTTATTAAACCTGCCATTGAATCTGTGATAGTCCAGTCGGCCCCACTTTATCGTGAGATGTAAAAATATCTCCactaaacgagaggcatttgacaGGACCTTACACTTATAGTCATCATTTACAACAAGCACAAGAGAGtagtagtatattttttttttactggtgtttaatttctaaattaaatgaaagaatgaaatcacatcacatgaTGAATACATGTTGCATGCATCTCGTTTGTTGATGTGTTACTTGGCTCACCGATTCCGAAGGTCACGCTGATGGGCTTGGTCTTGCAGAGCATGGCCACCCCACTGTAGCCCTCCTTCTCGTCAGAAGCAGCCCAGTACTTGTGTGGGTATTCAGGCATGTCTGCGATATCAGCGGGCAGAGCTTTCTCAGAACACTTCGTTTCCTGAAGGCAGATGATATCAGGGTCCTCTTCCCTCACCCACTGCAGAGACAAACACAGATCATTATCACTGGATTTCAGCAGCACCGCTGCACGCCGACTGACAGATCACTATCACTGGATTTCAGCAGCACCGCTGCACACCGACTGACAGATCACCATCACTGGATTTCAGCAGCACCGCTGCACACCGACTGACAGATCACCATCACTGGATTTCAGCAGCACCGCTGCACACCGACTGACAGATCACTATCACTGGATTTCAGCAGCACCGCTGCACACCGACTGACAGATCATTATCACTGGATTTCAGCAGCACCCCAGACTCACGTCGAGACCGTTCTTCTTGACCCAGGCACGCAGCATGTCCACGTTCCAGGAGCTGATTTTCAAATTGGTGGCTCGGCCGTCTGGGGTGCTCAGTTTATCTGGAGAGTCCTCGTACAGCACTGGGGCTGCCGGCTCCTTGACTGCTTTCCCTCCTGCCTTCTTACTGCGCTTAGCCTCCGAGCCTGCAGAGCACACACAGAGGAACAGACTTCACTGCAATCCCTCTCAAGAgtctgcagagacacacacaggaacaGATTTCACTGCAATCCCTCTTAatgaattcaataaaaacaccCCCTTCGTATGCTTAGATTTCATTGTTCAGTGCCATACTCCACTTTAGAAGAAGATAGAAACTAGACTCGACTTTAGTCCTgaaacacactgtgcactgtgTTAATATAATTGTGCTGACCTTCAGTAAAAGAAAGACCTGGGTCTGCAAGACAGAAATGTGGCCGACAAGTGAGAGTAAAACATGAAACACTTACTGTGGAGGTTGTTTTGTCTTGGAACTGCTAAGGAACTAATACAGAACTAGTATGTTTGAACAAATGAACTTGTACTGAGCTTTACTGAAGACTGCAGTTGTTGTTTCAGGAAGGCAGGACAACTGGACCCGTGTTTTGTTGATGTCTAAAATCACAAGTATCTCCTAACAGTGCTGCTGTgttaatggatcagggcagtgtactgcaatgctgctgtgttaatggatcagggcagtgttctgcaatgctgctgtcttaatggatcagggcagtgttctgcaatgctgctgtcttaatggatcagggcagtgttctgcaatgctgctgtcttaatggatcagggcagtgttctgcaatgctgctgtcttaatggatcagggcagtgttctgcaatgctgctgtcttaatggatcagggcagtgttctgcaatgctgctgtgttaatggatcagggcagtgttctgcaatgctgctgtcttaatggatcagggcagtgttctgcaaagCTGCTGTgttaatggatcagggcagtgttctgcaatgctgctgtgttaatggatcagggcagtgttctgcaatgctgctgtgttaatggatcagggcagtgttctgcaatgctgctgtcttaatggatcagggcagtgttctgcaaagCTGCTGTgttaatggatcagggcagtgttctgcaatgctgctgtcttaatggatcagggcagtgttctgcaatgctgctgtctcaatggatcagggcagtgttctgcaatgctgctgtcttaatggatcagggcagtgttctgcaatgctgctgtctcaatggatcagggcagtgttctgcaatgctgctgtcttaatggatcagggcagtgttctgcaatgctgctgtcttaatggatcagggcagtgttctgcaatgctgctgtcttaatggatcagggcagtgttctgcaatgctgctgtctcaatggatcagggcagtgttctgcaatgctgctgtctcaatggatcagggcagtgtt
This window of the Polyodon spathula isolate WHYD16114869_AA chromosome 7, ASM1765450v1, whole genome shotgun sequence genome carries:
- the LOC121317943 gene encoding DNA-(apurinic or apyrimidinic site) endonuclease-like, which translates into the protein MSKRAKKKEARVEDAEPDNGAGSEAKRSKKAGGKAVKEPAAPVLYEDSPDKLSTPDGRATNLKISSWNVDMLRAWVKKNGLDWVREEDPDIICLQETKCSEKALPADIADMPEYPHKYWAASDEKEGYSGVAMLCKTKPISVTFGIGKEEHDKEGRVITAEFPSYFLVTAYVPNAGRSLVRLDYRKGWDVDFRAYLTELDQRKPLILCGDLNVAHQELDLKNHKTNRKSPGFTPEERQGFSALLAAGFVDSFRHLYPERPGAFTFWTYMMNSRSKNVGWRLDFYVLSQALLQNLCDSKIRSKVMGSDHCLITLHMTL